A section of the Ruania halotolerans genome encodes:
- a CDS encoding TetR/AcrR family transcriptional regulator produces MTLPDSPAEIGLRERKRAETRARFARAAFDLARTRGVDGFTIDELADAVGVARRTFFNHFTSKEEAVSHIVAMKVHEALASLAHPGATLGLDDCRVIESFGRTGLLGTIAQVTRALLAPDVITLFRQFGELTFTHPTLIPLARQVEEEARQRAAEVLRSPEFGALDPLAARLVPGVVVSTVAAVIQREIAVTELDGPIEGAMTIDELVEQILTFLTQGIGTTGVRSHPDHPTA; encoded by the coding sequence GCTGCCCGACTCCCCCGCCGAGATCGGTCTGCGCGAACGGAAGCGCGCTGAAACCCGTGCGCGGTTCGCCCGAGCCGCATTCGACCTTGCCCGCACTCGGGGCGTGGATGGCTTCACCATCGACGAACTCGCTGACGCGGTCGGCGTCGCCCGGCGCACGTTCTTCAACCACTTCACCTCCAAAGAGGAAGCAGTCAGTCACATCGTGGCGATGAAGGTCCACGAGGCGCTCGCATCCCTGGCACACCCCGGCGCCACGCTTGGGCTCGATGACTGCCGGGTGATCGAGTCCTTCGGTCGTACCGGCCTGCTCGGCACGATCGCACAGGTCACGCGCGCACTGCTGGCGCCCGACGTGATCACTCTGTTCCGCCAGTTCGGCGAACTCACGTTCACGCACCCAACCCTGATACCGCTGGCCCGCCAGGTCGAGGAAGAGGCCCGCCAGCGTGCAGCGGAGGTGCTCAGGAGCCCGGAGTTCGGGGCGCTGGACCCGCTCGCTGCGCGACTGGTGCCCGGCGTCGTGGTCTCCACCGTGGCCGCCGTGATCCAGCGGGAGATCGCTGTGACCGAACTCGACGGGCCGATCGAGGGAGCCATGACCATCGATGAACTCGTCGAGCAGATCCTCACCTTCCTCACCCAGGGCATCGGCACCACCGGTGTCCGCTCCCACCCAGACCACCCGACCGCCTGA
- a CDS encoding MMPL family transporter produces MSTLLYRLGRFAYRAKWRVLVVWIAVLAAVGVALALNPPQTSTEFRIDGTPAQDVLDQLAEEMPDASGASASIVFTAPDGNRIDDPQAAAAIADAVAQINASDSVVTDDAPSQSDPSEMSQEEAAAMQAMADAFSPAGDLELIPLLDGEAPVPGVITSADGSLAMLTVQLTDQVMELPEGATDEIVDAAATAESAGLTVLPSQSLTQTFESPIGSNEIVGLVVAAVVLIITLGSLVVAGLPLITALIGVGVGVGTAYALSSMIAMTSVTPVLALMIGLAVGIDYALFILNRARRLVIDQGLSAYEATGRAVGTAGSAVFFAGLTVIVALSGLAVVGVEFLTIMALIAAATVAIAVVVALTLLPAILGFVGERLVPTKQRRAAEADTDELERPKLATRWASGLVRRKGLVTIGVVALLGVIAVPFASMQLNLPSAGTANLDTVERQSYDAISEGFGEGFNAPLLVVAESADGFDPEAITALKDDLLAADDVNAVIPSGQSENGDLLTLTVVPVDGPNAESTSELVEELRELDLAGIDLGVTGVTAINIDMSEVLSDALIPYLAVIVALSLIILLLVFRSLFVPLTATLGFVLSIAATLGATTAVFQWGWAKELFGFDTPGPLLSFLPIIITGILYGLAMDYQVFLVSSMRESHVHGHPGVKGVVHGYQLAARVVVAAAIIMVSVFAGFIFAHDAMIKQIGFALAIGILFDAFVVRMTLIPAVMAIAGEKAWWLPRWLEKILPNLDVEGDKLVRSLAEAGGAEETATHKPKHSIDA; encoded by the coding sequence GTGTCCACCCTGCTCTACCGCCTGGGACGCTTCGCCTACCGCGCGAAGTGGCGCGTGCTCGTCGTCTGGATCGCCGTGCTTGCGGCGGTCGGCGTGGCACTCGCCCTGAACCCGCCACAGACCTCCACCGAGTTCCGCATCGATGGCACGCCCGCCCAGGACGTGCTGGATCAGCTCGCCGAGGAGATGCCGGACGCCTCCGGCGCCTCGGCATCGATCGTGTTCACTGCCCCGGACGGCAACCGCATCGACGATCCGCAGGCCGCTGCCGCGATCGCCGACGCCGTGGCGCAGATCAATGCCAGCGACAGTGTCGTCACCGACGATGCCCCCTCGCAGAGCGACCCGAGCGAGATGTCGCAGGAGGAGGCCGCCGCGATGCAGGCGATGGCGGACGCCTTCAGCCCTGCTGGCGACCTCGAACTGATCCCGCTCCTCGACGGCGAGGCGCCTGTTCCCGGGGTGATCACCTCGGCCGATGGCAGCCTGGCGATGCTCACGGTCCAACTCACCGACCAGGTCATGGAGCTGCCCGAGGGCGCCACGGATGAGATCGTCGACGCCGCCGCGACGGCGGAGAGCGCGGGGCTCACCGTGCTCCCCTCGCAGAGCCTCACTCAGACGTTCGAGTCCCCGATCGGCAGCAACGAAATCGTCGGCCTCGTCGTGGCGGCAGTCGTGCTGATCATCACCCTCGGATCGCTCGTGGTCGCCGGTTTGCCGCTGATCACCGCCCTGATCGGGGTCGGCGTCGGTGTGGGGACGGCCTATGCGCTCTCCAGCATGATCGCGATGACCTCGGTCACCCCGGTGCTGGCGCTGATGATCGGTTTGGCGGTCGGGATCGACTACGCCCTGTTCATCCTGAACCGGGCTCGCCGGTTGGTCATCGACCAGGGCCTGAGCGCCTATGAGGCCACTGGCCGGGCGGTCGGTACGGCGGGCAGTGCCGTGTTCTTCGCCGGCCTCACCGTGATCGTCGCGCTCAGCGGACTGGCTGTGGTGGGCGTGGAATTCCTCACCATCATGGCCCTGATTGCCGCAGCCACTGTGGCGATCGCCGTCGTGGTGGCACTCACCCTGCTCCCGGCGATCCTCGGCTTCGTCGGCGAACGGCTCGTACCCACCAAGCAGCGCCGCGCCGCTGAGGCGGACACCGACGAGCTGGAGCGCCCGAAACTGGCCACCCGCTGGGCATCCGGCCTGGTCCGGCGCAAGGGATTGGTGACAATCGGCGTCGTCGCTCTCCTGGGCGTGATCGCCGTGCCATTCGCGAGTATGCAGCTGAACCTGCCCTCAGCGGGAACCGCCAACCTGGACACCGTGGAACGGCAGAGTTATGACGCGATCAGTGAGGGCTTCGGTGAGGGCTTCAATGCCCCACTGCTCGTGGTGGCCGAGTCCGCCGACGGCTTCGACCCCGAGGCGATCACCGCGCTCAAGGACGACCTGCTCGCCGCTGACGACGTCAACGCCGTGATCCCCTCGGGGCAGTCCGAGAACGGCGACCTGCTCACCCTCACCGTGGTGCCGGTCGACGGCCCCAATGCCGAATCCACCTCCGAACTCGTGGAAGAACTGCGTGAGCTCGACCTGGCGGGAATCGACCTTGGCGTCACGGGAGTCACGGCGATCAATATCGATATGTCCGAGGTGCTCTCCGATGCCCTGATCCCCTACCTGGCGGTGATCGTGGCGCTCTCCCTGATCATCCTGCTGCTGGTCTTCCGGTCGCTGTTCGTACCCCTGACGGCGACCCTCGGCTTCGTGCTGAGCATCGCCGCGACCCTCGGGGCCACCACGGCCGTCTTCCAGTGGGGCTGGGCGAAGGAACTCTTCGGCTTCGACACCCCGGGCCCGTTGCTCAGCTTCCTGCCGATCATCATCACCGGGATCCTGTACGGGCTCGCGATGGACTACCAGGTGTTCCTGGTCTCCTCGATGCGCGAATCGCACGTCCACGGCCACCCCGGCGTCAAGGGTGTCGTGCACGGGTACCAGCTCGCCGCCCGCGTGGTGGTGGCCGCCGCGATCATCATGGTCTCGGTGTTCGCCGGGTTCATCTTCGCCCACGATGCGATGATCAAGCAGATCGGCTTCGCCCTGGCGATCGGGATCCTGTTCGACGCCTTCGTGGTGCGGATGACCCTCATTCCCGCGGTGATGGCGATCGCCGGGGAGAAGGCCTGGTGGCTACCGCGGTGGCTGGAGAAGATCTTGCCGAACCTGGACGTGGAGGGCGACAAGCTGGTCCGCTCCCTCGCCGAGGCCGGCGGGGCTGAGGAGACGGCGACCCACAAGCCGAAGCACTCGATCGACGCCTGA
- the cofE gene encoding coenzyme F420-0:L-glutamate ligase, whose translation MLLAQAPDGVPEVTSSTDLAAALTPVLGSLTWPDGTSGLAEGDIVVVASKVVAKAEGRLRKAADRDAVIDEETVRVVATRNYPDGSTLKIVENRQGLVMAAAGVDSSNVLPGTVLLLPEDPDESARRLRRGLNARLGMRPGVLVTDSVGRPWRRGIADISIGAAGLDVLQDLRSQRDGNGRELRATVIAVADEIAAAADLVRGKTGGRPVAVLRGLSHLVTAEDGDGAQVAIRPPEEDMFRTGS comes from the coding sequence ATGTTGCTTGCCCAAGCCCCCGACGGCGTGCCCGAGGTCACCTCCTCGACCGATCTGGCCGCCGCACTCACCCCGGTGCTCGGCTCGCTCACCTGGCCGGACGGCACGAGCGGCCTGGCCGAGGGCGACATCGTGGTGGTGGCCTCCAAGGTGGTGGCCAAGGCCGAGGGGCGACTGCGCAAGGCCGCCGACCGGGACGCGGTGATCGACGAAGAGACCGTGCGCGTGGTGGCCACCCGGAACTACCCCGATGGGTCGACGCTCAAGATCGTGGAGAACCGCCAAGGTCTGGTGATGGCCGCCGCAGGAGTGGATTCCTCCAATGTGCTCCCCGGGACGGTGCTGTTGCTGCCCGAGGATCCCGACGAGTCCGCACGCCGGCTGCGCCGGGGCCTGAACGCCCGGCTCGGGATGCGCCCCGGGGTGCTGGTGACCGACTCGGTGGGCCGGCCCTGGCGGCGCGGGATCGCCGATATCAGCATCGGCGCTGCCGGTCTGGACGTGCTGCAGGATCTGCGCAGCCAGCGCGATGGCAACGGGCGGGAGCTGCGTGCCACCGTGATCGCCGTCGCCGATGAAATCGCCGCGGCAGCGGACCTGGTGCGAGGGAAAACGGGCGGGCGACCGGTCGCCGTCCTGCGTGGGTTGAGCCACCTGGTCACGGCAGAGGACGGCGACGGCGCCCAGGTGGCCATTCGCCCGCCCGAGGAGGACATGTTCCGCACCGGCAGCTGA
- a CDS encoding TIGR03557 family F420-dependent LLM class oxidoreductase: protein MVTIGYAAALEQLHPRDAVDLAQTAERSGFTGVMATDVMQPWVPAQGQAAFVWNVLAAVAERTAGDVGPGVSVPTFRWHPAVLAQASATLAAMYPGRHWLGIGSGEAINEHVVGRYWPEAPERINRMFEAIDMISKLFSSSLAGKDHKHSGEYFTLESTRLWTMPPTAPEILVATAGPVTARRAGRHADGLITMGGTSEKVGQLFGRFAAGAKDAGKDATAMPRVIRLHLSWARTEAEAVRNAVTEWPNGAMKFSKADLRSPFEVAQIAKLVRPGDFAGAMVVSADTEDHLREIQRYVDLGASRIYLHNVGRNQDEFLRVFGTDVLPKVVH, encoded by the coding sequence ATGGTGACGATCGGCTACGCGGCTGCACTGGAGCAGCTGCACCCGAGGGACGCCGTCGACCTGGCACAGACTGCCGAACGCAGCGGCTTCACCGGCGTGATGGCCACCGATGTGATGCAGCCGTGGGTGCCCGCGCAAGGACAGGCGGCCTTCGTGTGGAACGTGCTGGCCGCTGTGGCCGAACGGACAGCTGGCGACGTCGGCCCTGGCGTGAGCGTACCGACGTTCCGTTGGCACCCGGCCGTGCTGGCCCAGGCGAGCGCCACGCTGGCGGCGATGTACCCGGGACGGCACTGGCTCGGGATCGGCTCCGGCGAGGCGATCAATGAGCACGTGGTGGGCCGCTACTGGCCGGAGGCACCGGAGCGGATCAACCGCATGTTCGAGGCGATCGACATGATCAGCAAGCTGTTCTCCAGTTCGCTGGCAGGCAAGGACCACAAGCACTCGGGGGAGTACTTCACCCTGGAGTCCACGCGGCTGTGGACGATGCCGCCCACAGCGCCGGAGATTCTCGTGGCCACGGCCGGGCCGGTCACCGCACGCCGGGCTGGTCGGCACGCCGACGGTCTGATCACGATGGGCGGCACGAGCGAGAAGGTGGGCCAGCTGTTCGGCCGGTTCGCCGCAGGTGCCAAGGACGCCGGCAAGGACGCCACGGCGATGCCCAGGGTGATCCGCCTGCACCTCTCCTGGGCGCGTACCGAGGCCGAGGCCGTGCGCAACGCCGTGACCGAGTGGCCGAACGGGGCGATGAAGTTCTCCAAGGCGGACCTGCGCTCACCGTTCGAGGTGGCGCAGATTGCGAAACTGGTGCGCCCGGGCGACTTCGCCGGTGCGATGGTGGTCTCCGCGGACACCGAGGACCACCTGCGGGAGATCCAGCGCTACGTGGATCTGGGCGCCAGCCGCATCTACCTGCACAATGTGGGTCGCAATCAGGACGAGTTCCTGCGCGTGTTCGGTACCGACGTTCTTCCCAAGGTGGTCCATTGA
- a CDS encoding 6-phospho-beta-glucosidase translates to MKLVILGGGGFRVPLVYSAVLAARHRVPITEVVLFDADPGRLAVMHEVLTGPGSGEAAASNGADPLRVRATTDLDDAVTGADVVFAAIRVGGTRGRVLDERVALERGLLGQETIGPGGLAYALRTLPIMEHVASRIAELAPQAWTINFTNPAGLITEAMRTHLGERVVGICDTPIGLVRRVARVLGVDPAAESVKVDYLGLNHLGWLHGLRTGGVDRLPELLADDRLLGQIEEARTLGLDWVRARGALPNEYLYYYDYTREAVARIRESAQTRGEFLDAQQRQFYLDAGQTQDPRAVWSATLAEREATYMAEAREQEREDQDLEGGGYHEVAVDLMAALLAGERHRMILDVANNGIIPTLPDDAVIEVPCAVDRDGIRPEVPPTALTLDELALVTAVKAADRGIISASRSGSRQEAWHAFAVHPLVDSAAVARDVVDAYIDAHPTIAAVLSEA, encoded by the coding sequence ATGAAGCTGGTAATCCTCGGTGGAGGCGGATTCCGCGTCCCGCTCGTCTACTCTGCGGTACTCGCCGCCCGCCACCGGGTGCCGATCACCGAGGTGGTGCTCTTCGACGCCGACCCCGGCCGACTTGCCGTGATGCACGAGGTGCTGACCGGGCCCGGCTCGGGTGAGGCGGCCGCGAGTAACGGTGCTGACCCCCTCCGGGTCCGGGCCACCACCGACCTCGACGATGCTGTTACGGGCGCCGATGTGGTGTTCGCCGCGATCCGGGTGGGCGGCACCCGCGGGCGCGTCCTCGACGAACGTGTGGCGTTGGAGCGCGGACTGCTCGGTCAGGAGACCATCGGCCCCGGGGGGCTGGCGTACGCGCTGCGCACACTGCCGATAATGGAGCATGTGGCGTCGCGGATCGCCGAGCTCGCGCCTCAGGCATGGACGATCAACTTCACGAACCCTGCCGGGCTGATCACCGAGGCCATGCGCACTCACCTGGGCGAGCGCGTGGTGGGCATCTGCGATACCCCGATCGGCCTGGTGCGCCGGGTCGCTCGCGTGCTCGGCGTGGACCCGGCCGCGGAGTCCGTCAAGGTGGACTACCTGGGGTTGAACCACCTCGGCTGGTTGCACGGTTTGCGCACCGGCGGCGTGGACCGGCTTCCCGAGCTCCTCGCCGACGACCGGCTGCTGGGGCAGATCGAGGAGGCCCGCACTCTCGGCCTGGACTGGGTGCGGGCACGCGGGGCGCTCCCGAACGAGTACCTCTATTACTACGACTACACCCGCGAGGCGGTTGCCCGGATCAGGGAATCGGCGCAGACCCGAGGCGAGTTCCTCGATGCCCAACAGCGCCAGTTCTACCTTGACGCCGGCCAGACGCAGGATCCTCGTGCGGTGTGGTCGGCCACGCTCGCCGAACGTGAGGCCACCTACATGGCCGAGGCCCGGGAACAGGAGAGGGAGGACCAGGACCTCGAAGGTGGCGGCTACCACGAGGTAGCGGTGGACCTGATGGCGGCCCTGCTCGCGGGGGAGCGGCATCGGATGATCCTCGATGTGGCGAACAACGGGATCATCCCGACGCTGCCGGATGACGCGGTGATCGAGGTGCCGTGCGCGGTCGATCGCGATGGCATCCGCCCAGAGGTGCCACCCACTGCGCTCACCCTCGACGAGCTCGCGCTGGTCACGGCCGTGAAAGCCGCAGATCGCGGGATCATCTCGGCCTCCCGGTCCGGCTCCCGGCAGGAGGCGTGGCATGCCTTCGCCGTGCACCCGCTGGTGGACTCGGCGGCCGTGGCGCGCGATGTGGTGGACGCCTATATCGACGCCCACCCGACCATCGCGGCCGTGCTCTCCGAGGCCTGA
- a CDS encoding PfkB family carbohydrate kinase has translation MTHPSAPGSAEPEFDVLLAGTVFFDIVFTGFDKPPSPGTEVWTHGMGSSPGGIANLAVATARLGLCTGLAAGFGDDLYGDWMWQVLRDQERVDLSRSRRFHAWHTPVTVSLAMNDDRSMVTHGHPPLEHVATLLDPPPTTRAVLADLGDPEVRAASWWRTAAAGGALVFADAGWDPAEQWDRRILTDLEGCHAFTPNAQEAMGYTRTDTPRAALHALADHVPLAVVTRGHEGVLAIDSATGEEAEVPALEVAAIDPTGAGDVFAAALVLGTLRGWPLTTRLRFSALCSSLAVQQFGGSLAAPGWGDISDWWRTMRARSAEGDPQAQVSTEAYGFLTDCLAGVTTRRVRRAEATIARFSDADRSSPDLEPPTTTRQEEEQS, from the coding sequence ATGACCCACCCAAGCGCCCCTGGATCTGCCGAGCCCGAGTTCGACGTCCTCCTCGCCGGCACCGTGTTCTTTGACATCGTATTCACCGGCTTCGACAAACCACCCTCCCCGGGCACTGAAGTGTGGACGCACGGGATGGGCTCCTCCCCGGGCGGGATCGCGAACCTCGCCGTCGCCACCGCACGCCTGGGTCTGTGCACCGGCCTGGCGGCCGGGTTCGGCGACGATCTGTACGGGGACTGGATGTGGCAGGTGCTGCGCGACCAGGAACGGGTGGACCTGAGCCGGTCCAGGCGCTTCCACGCCTGGCACACCCCGGTCACGGTCTCCCTCGCGATGAACGACGACCGCAGCATGGTCACCCACGGTCACCCGCCGCTTGAACACGTCGCCACGCTCCTCGACCCTCCCCCCACCACCCGCGCCGTACTCGCCGACCTCGGCGACCCGGAGGTACGCGCGGCGAGCTGGTGGCGGACGGCAGCCGCCGGCGGCGCCCTCGTCTTCGCCGATGCCGGGTGGGACCCTGCCGAGCAGTGGGACCGCCGCATTCTGACCGATCTGGAGGGGTGCCACGCCTTCACTCCGAACGCGCAGGAGGCGATGGGGTACACCCGTACCGATACTCCGCGCGCGGCCCTGCACGCGCTGGCCGATCATGTGCCCTTGGCTGTGGTGACCCGCGGACACGAGGGCGTCCTGGCGATCGACTCCGCCACCGGTGAGGAGGCCGAGGTGCCAGCCCTGGAAGTTGCCGCGATCGACCCGACCGGCGCCGGGGACGTGTTCGCCGCCGCTCTCGTGCTCGGCACGCTCCGCGGGTGGCCGCTGACGACGCGCCTGCGGTTCTCCGCATTGTGCTCCTCCCTCGCGGTGCAGCAGTTCGGCGGGTCACTCGCGGCCCCCGGGTGGGGCGATATCTCCGACTGGTGGCGCACCATGCGCGCTCGCTCCGCGGAGGGCGACCCACAGGCACAGGTCAGCACCGAGGCGTACGGTTTCCTCACCGATTGCCTGGCCGGCGTCACCACCCGCCGGGTCCGCCGCGCGGAAGCCACGATCGCACGGTTCTCCGATGCAGACCGCAGTAGTCCCGACCTCGAACCACCCACCACCACTCGTCAGGAAGAAGAACAGTCATGA
- a CDS encoding extracellular solute-binding protein yields the protein MKSRRRGLLAATTVTLATTLALAACAPGTGTGDETASPGATDAEVSTDLAALGEVTLTVWDQETRGGQDEQMAQLNAAFEEAYPNISINRNSQSFDDLETTLRGALTGNDAPDVVQANNSRGTMGAFVSAGLLRDLEPYAEAYGWADRFSEDVLAVSRYSPDGVTFGSGSLYGLPQVGEVVGVFYSRSALEPIATEDELRSADWETFTGMLADAADAGLTPVQLGNIEGWPAGHVFGPIQAQHVPAEDIRALATGNEGASWTSEGNMAAAAELIEWSEAGYFNEGPNGTDYDAAWSAFAEGDGVFLIGGSWLAADLEAAMGDDVGFVVPTTADGTAATTGGTGLPFAVTEQSPNADAAAGYIDFITSDEAMEVLAETGNMPVNRTAELAPESGVNADIYAAFGAVSEEGELLPYLDWATPTMGDTLGATLQDLIGGQADPEQAMSTLEEDYSAFVSEG from the coding sequence ATGAAGTCACGACGTCGCGGTCTGCTGGCCGCCACGACGGTCACCCTGGCGACCACCCTCGCGCTCGCCGCCTGCGCCCCTGGCACCGGAACTGGAGACGAAACCGCCAGCCCCGGAGCCACCGACGCCGAGGTCAGCACCGATCTGGCCGCACTGGGCGAGGTGACCTTGACCGTCTGGGACCAGGAGACCCGGGGCGGACAGGACGAGCAGATGGCCCAACTGAACGCAGCCTTCGAAGAGGCGTACCCGAATATCTCGATCAACCGGAACTCCCAGTCCTTCGACGACCTGGAAACGACCCTGCGTGGCGCCCTGACCGGCAACGACGCCCCGGATGTGGTGCAGGCGAACAATTCCCGCGGCACCATGGGCGCTTTCGTCTCCGCCGGGCTGCTGCGCGACCTCGAACCGTACGCCGAGGCGTATGGCTGGGCCGACCGGTTCAGCGAGGATGTGCTCGCCGTCTCGCGCTACTCCCCCGACGGCGTCACGTTCGGTTCGGGGTCGCTGTACGGCCTCCCTCAGGTCGGTGAGGTTGTCGGGGTGTTCTATTCCCGCTCCGCCCTTGAGCCGATCGCCACGGAGGACGAGTTGCGCAGTGCCGATTGGGAGACGTTCACCGGGATGCTCGCCGATGCCGCCGACGCCGGCCTGACCCCGGTCCAGCTCGGCAATATCGAGGGGTGGCCGGCCGGTCACGTGTTCGGTCCGATCCAGGCACAGCATGTGCCCGCCGAAGACATCCGTGCCCTCGCGACGGGGAACGAGGGCGCCTCCTGGACCAGCGAGGGCAACATGGCCGCAGCCGCGGAGTTGATCGAGTGGTCCGAGGCGGGCTACTTCAACGAAGGCCCGAATGGCACCGACTACGACGCTGCCTGGTCCGCATTCGCCGAGGGCGACGGGGTCTTCCTGATCGGTGGTTCCTGGCTGGCGGCCGATCTGGAGGCGGCGATGGGTGACGATGTCGGCTTCGTGGTGCCGACCACCGCCGACGGCACCGCCGCGACGACCGGCGGCACCGGCCTGCCGTTCGCGGTGACCGAGCAGAGCCCGAATGCCGATGCCGCTGCCGGCTACATCGACTTCATCACCAGCGATGAGGCCATGGAGGTACTCGCCGAGACTGGCAACATGCCGGTGAACCGGACCGCCGAACTCGCTCCGGAGTCGGGCGTGAACGCCGACATCTATGCCGCCTTCGGAGCGGTCAGTGAGGAAGGCGAGTTGTTGCCGTACCTCGACTGGGCCACACCGACGATGGGCGACACCTTGGGCGCCACGTTGCAGGATCTGATCGGTGGCCAGGCCGACCCGGAACAGGCCATGTCGACCCTGGAAGAGGACTACTCAGCGTTCGTGTCCGAGGGCTGA
- a CDS encoding carbohydrate ABC transporter permease, protein MTSPTTPARRAPSQPRGQRRRHPWYRPWLYLAPALVVYGGFLLFPLVRSAQFSLFAWDGLGASEFVGLAHYADLVADPDLRAAFGHALVLIGFFALVPLVLGLITAAVLRRGRVRGLSLFRTVVFVPQVIAMVVVAVAWRQIYAPDGPLNAVLDAVGLDALTRAWLGDYTWTLPAVGVVGTWVQTGLVTVLLLAGMSRVPNELYEAARLDGANAVREFFAITLPSVRGEVAVALTLTIVAALKTFDLVYVTTSGGPGNSTTVPAYEVFQRAFRTGEVGSAAAIAVTLTALVFAINLVVNRIGGREGHR, encoded by the coding sequence GTGACCAGCCCGACGACGCCCGCTCGCCGGGCTCCCAGTCAGCCACGGGGGCAGCGCCGTCGGCACCCGTGGTACCGCCCATGGTTGTACCTCGCCCCGGCCCTGGTGGTCTATGGCGGTTTCCTGCTGTTCCCGTTGGTGCGGTCGGCGCAATTCTCCCTCTTCGCCTGGGACGGGCTGGGCGCGTCGGAGTTCGTGGGGCTGGCCCACTACGCCGACCTGGTGGCCGATCCGGACCTGCGGGCCGCATTCGGCCATGCGCTCGTCCTGATCGGGTTCTTCGCGCTGGTGCCCCTCGTGCTCGGGCTGATCACCGCCGCAGTGTTACGCAGGGGCCGGGTACGCGGCCTGAGCCTGTTCCGCACCGTGGTGTTCGTGCCACAGGTGATCGCCATGGTGGTGGTGGCCGTGGCATGGCGGCAGATCTACGCACCGGACGGGCCGTTGAATGCGGTACTGGACGCCGTCGGACTGGACGCGCTCACGCGCGCCTGGCTGGGTGACTACACCTGGACCCTGCCCGCCGTGGGCGTGGTGGGCACCTGGGTGCAAACCGGCCTGGTGACGGTGTTGCTGCTGGCTGGGATGAGCCGGGTCCCGAACGAACTGTACGAGGCGGCCCGCCTGGATGGCGCGAACGCCGTCCGGGAGTTCTTCGCGATCACACTGCCCAGCGTGCGAGGTGAGGTCGCGGTGGCGCTCACGCTGACCATCGTGGCCGCGCTGAAGACGTTCGATCTGGTGTACGTGACCACCAGCGGTGGGCCAGGCAACTCCACCACGGTGCCCGCCTACGAGGTCTTCCAACGGGCGTTCCGCACGGGTGAGGTCGGCTCAGCGGCGGCAATCGCCGTCACCCTGACCGCCTTGGTGTTCGCGATCAACCTCGTGGTGAACCGCATCGGTGGGCGGGAGGGGCACCGATGA
- a CDS encoding carbohydrate ABC transporter permease, protein MIVSRAERAMNYAVLTVAALAALAPIAIIVITSLQPGSGQSGLQLSNYTQAWVEGEFSHYLRTSMLVSGTVLAIALPCSVLAGYALGTIRFRGSSLLFGVFLLGIMVPAEAIVVPLFYDLRTLGLTNTLWAVALPQAAQSIAFGTYWMRTYFRTAPRSLIEAATLDGASERRVLWSILVPIGRPAIVTMTVLVFLWTWNEFLIPLVMSPNGSFRTAPLALALFQGQHVQATSLLAAAAVLVALPVVIVYLVLQRHVIAGMLEGSVRE, encoded by the coding sequence ATGATCGTCTCCCGGGCCGAACGGGCCATGAACTACGCGGTACTCACCGTGGCTGCGCTGGCGGCACTGGCACCGATCGCCATCATCGTGATCACCTCACTGCAACCAGGCAGCGGCCAGAGTGGACTGCAGCTGTCGAACTACACGCAGGCGTGGGTCGAAGGCGAGTTCTCGCACTACCTGCGGACCTCCATGCTCGTCTCCGGCACGGTACTCGCAATCGCGCTGCCGTGTTCGGTACTCGCCGGCTACGCACTCGGCACCATCCGGTTCCGTGGATCCTCACTGCTCTTCGGGGTGTTCCTGCTTGGGATCATGGTGCCCGCCGAGGCGATCGTGGTGCCCTTGTTCTACGACCTGCGCACCCTCGGTCTGACGAACACGCTCTGGGCGGTCGCCCTGCCGCAAGCCGCGCAGTCGATCGCCTTCGGTACCTACTGGATGCGCACCTACTTCCGCACCGCGCCACGGTCGCTGATCGAAGCGGCCACGCTGGATGGTGCCAGCGAGCGCCGGGTGCTGTGGTCGATCCTGGTACCGATCGGGCGCCCGGCGATCGTGACGATGACCGTGCTGGTGTTCCTGTGGACCTGGAATGAGTTCCTCATCCCGCTGGTGATGAGCCCGAACGGGTCATTCCGCACCGCACCGTTGGCGCTCGCCCTCTTCCAGGGCCAGCACGTTCAGGCGACGTCGTTGCTCGCAGCAGCCGCTGTGCTCGTGGCCCTGCCGGTGGTGATCGTGTACCTGGTGCTGCAACGGCATGTGATCGCGGGAATGCTTGAGGGCTCGGTGCGCGAATAG